The sequence below is a genomic window from Thalassobaculum sp. OXR-137.
AAGCTGGTGCGGATGGGCGGCCCATCCCTTGGCCGCGAACCACGCCTGAAAGGCGGGCGGCAGGGCGGGCAGGGGCGGGGTGTGGTTCATGGCGGGAGTATGTGGGGCGGGGTGGCGAGGGGGCAATTGGCGGGGACGTCGGACACGATAAGAGCCCAGACGTAGCTTCTCGCCTCCGTCGCCATCCTAAACTTGATTCGCAATCCACACCGGGGTGCTCCGATCCAACCTCAACAGGAATCATAGCAGGGCGCGACCGGAATTGTGGCTCCGCACACATCGGCACGCCGCGAGTGATGCTATGCCTGCATATCGTCTAAGTTGCGCCGGGTAGGTGAGGGGGAGGGTGTGGCGCGTCTTCGTACTCGCAGGAGTTTGGAGAATTGGCTGAAGAAACAGCCAAGGGAGGTTGCCGTGATCATCGCGGCACGCGCCGCCCTGCGTGTCTTGCCGCTCGCGATTTCACACACCGACTTAGACCGTGAGGCGCCAGGAGCCGACATGCTCCTGCCCTGTTTCCGAGCTGCGGCTATCGCCTGGGCTGCGGGAACATGGCCAGCCCGGGCGACAGGACTTAGATCCGTCGCCGCCGCTGTCAGATTCTTCGATGCCGTTGCTGACGCGTCCGCGTCCGCCGCCGCCTCCGCCGCTTCTGGCTCCGCTTGCTCCGCGGCGACCAGATCTCCCACTGACGCAAATTCTCTTGCTGCCGATGCCGCGGACGCCGCCGCTTACGCCGCAAATGCCGCTGGCTACACCGCCAGAACCGTCGCATACGCTGCCAACGCCGCCGCTACGTTCCGGCAGATAAATCACGACGTGGATTTTATAAGGCGCGGAGGCGGTGCTCATGGCCTAGGCCTGGAGCCTCTCTGGCAAGAAACTTTCCCGCACGAGATTCATGAGCGCTGGGAACAGTTCCTAGACGTGCTGCCTAGCAGCAGGCACCAGCATTGGAACGTTTGGATCGATTGGTACCATGATCGAGGGCTTGGCAGCGGCAGTGGCCGCGCGGTCATCGAAGAGCTGGAAATCGCCCGTATCCTGATCCCCGACGAGGATTGGAAGAAAGGTCCAGAGCACGTCAATGCACTGATCCAGAGGTTGGAGGATCAGTACCGACAGGCCGAAGACGACGAGGAAGGCGACATCGCTGAAGCGATGTTCGACCTCGGGGACGAGATCGACGATGCCGATCCAGAAGAGGCCCTTGAAGTTGCTGAAGTACCCGCGCAACGACCCGCCGTTGTAGAGGTAGAGGTAGGCAGGGACCGACGGATTCACCGCAAATTACCTTCGCCGCCGGAAGCCGATGATGCTGATGCGGAAGCTGATTTAAGGGATGCCTACGAGGCGCATCGGGCGATCCTGAACGCGCTTACCCGGAGTGACCCCGGACGGAATTGGCCGGATCTGAAACTGGCGCTGGCGGACTACGCCGACGCTTTGGGAGCTTCCTTTGACGTGATGAACGTTATCGCAACGGGGGTCCATGGCGAACGTCTTGGTCAATTTGTCCTGCGTGCCGATATCGAACTGATGGAAGGTGCAGCCGCCGACCTGACGTCTCTGTTCACCGCACATGCTGTCTTCATCCGCCAATTTCCCAGATGGCGGCGCTATCTCGATCGCAATCGTCCACCGCCGGACCCGGAGGTCGTGCAGGCTGCAGTCGAGACAGCAGGATCGCTCAAAGATTTTCCGGGACTCTTTGGTGATGACGTCGTCGAAGCGGCGGAACGGCAGGCAATGCCGATAAGGGACATCGTCGCGAACAGTGAAGACCGGTTGCCGCCAATCGTCGAGAGTAGCTTGGTCGACAGCATCCTCAACGTGACCTTCGGAGCATCCGCACCTACTGCAGAGTTCTTGAAGGATGCGACAAGTGAAGGTCGGGAGGCCGCACTGGATCTCACATATGTGGCGACGTTTCTCGGATTGGCCTCGGTGAGTAATCTCGTTCTGAAGTTGCCGATGGAATTGACTTTCGTGCCGGCATTGCTTGCCCTCATCGCCAAACGACAAAGTAGGAAACCAAAGGTTCGTGCCGAAGAGAAATCGAACGAGGAGGGATAGAGCCGCGCTTACGCCTGGGTCCCGGATCGATCCTTGCTGGATCGTCCGGGAAGTCGTGTGTGGGAAGGGGCGGCTGAATGTGCTCCGGTTCTGTTGCGCCGCAGCGCGCGTAGTCACCCCGTCGCCAATTGACACGATGCCCCCACCGACCGACATCTGTGGCCGCACATAACCCGTAGGAGACCCCGATCATGAGCCTCGATGTCGGCGACAAGGCCCCGGACTTCACAATGCCCACCGATGGCGGCGGCGAGGTGTCGCTGGCCAAGCTGAAGGGCAAGCCGGTGGTGCTGTATTTCTATCCGCGCGACGACACGCCGGGCTGCACGACCGAGGCCTGCGGCTTCCGCGACGCGCTGCCGGATTTCTCCGGTGCCGGCGGGGTCGAGATCATCGGCGTCAGCCGCGACACGGTGGCCAAGCACGACAAGTTCAAGGCCAAGTACGACCTGCCCTTCACCCTGGGCGCCGACGAGACCGGCGCGGTGACCGAGGCCTATGGGGTCTGGGTCGAAAAGAACATGTACGGCAAGAAATCCATGGGTATCGAGCGCGCCACCTTCCTGATCGACGGCGACGGCGTGATCCGCGGCGTCTGGCGCAAGGTCAAGGTGAAGGGCCATGTGGACGAGGTGCTGGCGGCGGCGAAGCAGCTGTAGCCACCCATCTCCCCACATCCGTCATCCCGAAACAAGTTCGGGATGACGGTGTTATTTTAACGAACGTCATCCCAGCGAGGTCCGGGCTCGACCCGGAGCTCGGCCGGGACCCAGACCTGCCGGTGTCGCTAGGTCCCGGCCCGCCCCCGGACCGGGTCCGGGGCCGTCCGGGATGACGGGGAGGGGTGTGCGGGGCGCTCCACCCTCACGTTACGCGTATTTGACCAGGATCTCGGTCAGTTCTTCCGGCGCGTCGACCATCACGTCGTGGCCGCAATCGACCGCGTAGGTGTCGTAGTCGTCGTCGCGGAACTTCTCCAGGGTGGCGTCGAACTGCGGCGCCGGGTAGCCGGCGGCGCGGATGTAGACGCGGGTCTTGATCGCGTCGATCGCGCCGGACAGGTAGAGCGGCTCGGTGAAGCAGGCCAGCGGCAGGTCGGTGCACTTGCTGTCGACCCAGGCCTGGTCGGCCTCGTTCACCATGAAGGTCGCCGCCGTGGTCGGCGGGATGCGCCAGCCGTTGCCCTTGGCCTTGGCGGCGGCATAGGCGGCCTCCACCTGCTCCGGGCGGCGCACGTCCATCGCCGACTGGCCGTGGGCCGGAACCAGGGCGTCGAGATAGATCAGCGACTTCACCCGGCCGACGGCGCGGTCGGCGGCGCCGGTGATGACCACGCCGCCATAGGAATGGCCGACCAGCACCACGTCGCTCAGCTCCTCCCATTCCAGCAGGCCGACCACGTCCTTGATGTGGGTCATCAGGCTGATCGTCGGGCTCATCAGGTGGGAGCGGTCGGCGAGGCCGGTCAGGGTCGGGGTGAACACGGTGTGTCCTGCCGCGCGGAGCTGCTCGGCCACGCGGACCCAGCACCAGCCGCCATGCCATGCGCCGTGAACGAGAACGTAGGTGGTCATTGTCCAAGCCTCCCGAGGTCGCGGGACCAGTGATCCAGAATGGCCATCCCCACCGTGTGCGGGGCCAGGGCCGGGCCGCGATCATGCACCTCGGAGAGCCCGATGCGCCGCGCGGCCAGGCGCTTTCCGTAGCACAGCAGATGGTCGATCGTATGCATCAGGAAATGCAGCAGCGGCAGAATCTGGCGGAACGCCCGGTCGGCCTCGGCGGCGCGGCCGGCCATGTGCAGGTCGTAGATCCGGCTCTCCACGTCGCAGGCCTCCACGCCGGGGATCAGGCCGGCGCAGCCGTGGCGCAGGCTGTCCAGCATCTCGATCCCGTCGCGGCCGTTGAACAGTGTGAAGCCGCCGCCGGACTCCTCCGCCAGCCGGCCGATATAGAGGCCGGTGCCCTCGGCCTTCAGGATGGAGACGGTGGGATGACGCCGGTTCAACGCGATCAGCCCGGCATTGGACAGGCCGATGCCGATATACTCCGGCGCGTTCTGGATGCCGATGGGGATCGGGGAGGCGTCGGCCACCGCCCCGAAGAAGCGGATCAGTTCCTCCTCGCTGGCCGATTTCACCGGCGGCGGCTGCAGCACCGCCCAGGCCGCCCCGGCATCGGCGGCGCGCTTCACGCTGTCGATCTGGCCGCCGACCGTGTTGTCGGAGATCGTGATGCTGACCGGCACCCGGCCGGCCGCCGCCTCCAGGGTCCAGCGGGCGTGGTCGCGCCGCTCCTCCACGGTCAGCTTGTTGCATTCGCTGGCGAGACCGCCGACCGCGAGGCCGTGGACGCCGCCGGCGATGCAGGCCTCCACCTGGGCGTCGTTGGCGCCCCGGTCGAGCGCGCCATCGGTGGCGAACAGGGCGTAGAGCATGGGATAGATGCCGCGGAACGGGCCCTGCGGCTGCGGGTCGGCCATGGGAGCGTCCTCCTGAAACCGTGCGGGGCGGCGCTCTTCGGTTTCCCGGGCGCCTTGTCGGAAAGGATGCACGGCTGTGTGAGCGGCTGGCAATGGGCGCTCTTGGCTCTTGCGGGAACGACCGCGCCGTCCAACCTTGCTGGGATCAGCCGAGGAGGACCCCATGCCGGATACCGGAACCAACCCCGCCCCGGGTTTCGCCAAGAAGCCCGAGCACCGGGTCCACCTGACCCCGGCGGCCAAGCGCGTCGTGGTGAACCTGGGCGGCGAGACGGTCGCCGACAGCCTCGCCGCCATCCTGTGCGAGGAGACCGGCCACGACCCGGTCTACTACGTGCCGATGGTGGATACGCGCGCCGACGCCTTCACCCCGACGGCGCGGTCGAGCTACTGCCCGTACAAGGGCAAGGCGAGCTACTGGTCGATCGCCGCAGGCGGGACCAAGGCGGAGAACGCGGCCTGGTCTTACGATTTGCCCTACGACGAATGCGCGGCGCTGGCGAAGCACGTGGCGTTCTATGGCGACAAGGTCGAGGTGCGGGAGGTGTGAGGGAGCTCTTCTCCTCCCATTCCACTCCCGCACTTTCCGGCCTTGTGCCGGGACCCACGCCGACGAGTGCACGAGCGCGCTGCGTAAAGTCCTTAGACCTTAAGGCGCTCCCCTGCGTAGGCCCCGGCACAAGGCCGGGGAGTCGGGGAAAAGGGGGAGGGGCAGGGGGCTACCCCGCCGCCTGCCCGACACCTCCGCGCAAAGCGCCCGGCCGGGTCGAGCCCCATAGCACTTCGTACCCCTCCGGCAGGGCCCGGCTGTTGGCCACGCTGAGCCACAGCCGCAGCAGGCAGCGTACCTGGCCGGATGTCCGGTCGTCCGCATAGGCAGTGCGGCCGTGATAGACCACGTGGTTGTTCAGCAGCTGGATGTCGCCCGGCGCGAAGGCCGAATGCAGGCAGCTCTCCTCCGCCACCTCGGCGAGCATGTCGAGCGCCTCGTTCTGGGCGGCGGTCAGCCGCGGCACCGACGGGGTCTCCTGGGCCTGCTCCACATAGGTGCGGGAATATTGGCTGGTGATCTTGCCGTCGCGCACGCCGAAGACCGGCAGGGCGAAGACCTTGTCCGTCGTCTCGCCGTCCTCGTCGGCCGGGCGGGAACGCCAATAGTCCTGCATCAGCAGGGCATGCAGGTCCGGGCGGCGCGCCAGGATCGTGTTGTGGATGTGCGGGATGCTGGCCAGCTTGCTGACCCCGCCGTCGATGCCGTTGGCGACGCAGAACAGGGTGATCACGTCGCACCGGTCGGTGTGGAAGCGCAGCGGCCCCGTGGAGCGGGCACGGGCACGGGAGGCCAGCACTTTGTCGGAGCCGCAGCGGTGCTCGGCAAGCTGCTGGGTGACGCGCCCGTCCTCGTGGGATTCGTCGCGCACCTCACCCAGAATCTCGCCGAAAGCCGTCTGGTTTAGCGGCGTGCCCAGATGCTGGCCGATGCCCCAGAAGATCAGCCGCAGTTCGTCGGCCTCGTAGCGCTCCACCGGAAAGCCGGTGATCCGCACCGCACCGCGCCCATCCTCCAACTCGTCGAGCACGTCGGCGAAGAACTCCGTCAGCCCCGGCAGCGGGAAGTCGGCGGCCGTGACCTCGGTCAGCGGCTTGCCGCTGGCCTTGGCGCGGGCGAGCGCGGCGTCGATGGCGGGAAAGGCGTCCTGCGGCCACGTGCGCAGCCAGTCGCCGGCAGCCTCGAGGTCGGCGCCGGTCCAGACGCAGCGACCCTGGATCGGTTCAGCCTGCATGATGTCCTCCTTTGATCGTCGGGAAACTCTAGGCCCATCGATCGCAGAGGTCATCGGGTGATCTTGGCGCTCAACCCGCCGAAACAGCCTTAGCAGATCTTCACTAAATCGGCAGACCTTTTCTTAATGGTCATAACGGATACTGCCGGCCACATCAGCCAGTATGCACCGATCGGCCGCGCGAGACGGGTCGGGCGCCGAAACCGTGGAGCCACCGTGTCCGACCTTCAGATTGCCGTCGCCTTCATCATCGTAACTCTGGCCGTCGCCGCGGCCGGGCTGTTCTCCTGGGGCATCTCCGGCATGTTCTCCGGCGGCTCGACCAAGGACGGGGCGGGTGGGGCGGCCGGCGCCGACGAGGATTACGCGACGAAGCTGACCCGCAAGAATCTGGACGCCAAGCGGACGCACACGGACGCCTGACCCTCAGCGCGCGCCCACCACGTAGCGGTCGTAGGTCCGCATCACCACCGCGCTCATCTTCTCGATCACCCGTTCCAGCGTGTTGAAGTCGATCGCTCGGCTGGTCTTCGCCAGGCGGCCCTTCAGCGCTTCCGGTGCCGTTTCCGGGTCGAACTCGTTGCCCACCGTCAGGCGCAGCAGGCCCTGGATGTTGCGCCAGATATGCACCGAGTTGGACAGGAAGGCGGCCTCGTCCTCCGGCAGGATTCCGGCGGCGCCGAGTTTCAGAAAGGCGTTGGCGGTGTTGCCGTCGAGCACGTCGGGATGCTCGTGGCCATGGCGAAGCTGCAGGAACTGGGCGATGAACTCCAGGTCCAGCAGACCGCCGCGCCAGTGCTTCACCGTCCACGGGCTGTCGGCCTTGTGCTCCTTGGCGGTTCGCTCGCGCATGTCGGCGACTTCGCCGGCCAGCGTCTTGGCGTCGCGTTCCTGGGTCAGGATCCCCCGGATGCTCTCCTCGATCCGCGCTTTGAAGCCGGCCGGCGCCGCGACGACCCGGGCGCGGGTCAGCGCCATGCGCTCCCAGGTCCAGGCATCCTCGTCATGGTACTTCTGGAAGGCTTCCATGCTGATGGCGACCGGACCCTTGTTGCCGGTCGGCCGCAGCCGCATGTCGACCTCGTAGAGCGCGCCCTCCGCTGTCTTGGCGCTCAGTGCCGAGATCAGCCGCTGGCCCAGCCGGATCATATAGGCCGACGTGTACAGCGGCTTGTCGCCGTCGGATTCCAGGTCCAGCGGCGCGTCGTACAGGAACACCAGGTCCAGGTCCGAGCCGTAGCTCAGTTCCCGGCCCCCGTATTTGCCGAGCGCGATGACGGCCAGCGCCGGCTGCTCGACATCCGGCAGGCGCCCGTGGCGGCGGGCGAAGTCGCGCTCGACCCAGGGCAGCAGGGCGTTGATGGTGGCGTCGGCCACGTCGGAATAGGTCGTGCCTGCCCGGTCGGCGTCCAGGTGCGAGCGGATGATCTGCACGCCGATCTGGAACCGCCGGTCGCCGGTCCAGCGCCGGGTCACGTCGAGCGCCAGCTCGTAATCGTCGGTCGCGTCCAGATGGCGTTCCAGCTCCTGGGTCAGCGTCTCCGCATCCGGCAGCGGCTGCATCACGTCATGGGTCAGGATGCCCTCGAACAGGGCCGGCTCGCGCCCGAGCTGGCCGGCGAGCGATGGCGCCATGCCGAGGATCTCGGCGACGACCTGGATCAGATTCGGATTGGCGTGGAACAGGCTGAAGATCTGCACGCCGGAGGGCAGGGCGTCGAGGAACCGGTCGAGCCGGCGGAACGCCTGGTCCGGCTGCGGCATCCGGCCGACCGCTTCCAGCAGGGCCGGGGTGATTTCGGTCAGGATCTGGCGGGCGCGCTCGCTGCGGGTGGCGCGGGTGCGGCCCCGGTGCCAGTTGCGCACCGTCTCGGCGACGGCGGACGGGTCGGTGAAGCCGAGCTGTTTCAGGGTCTTCAGGGTGTCGGGATCGTCCTCGCTCCCGGTGAAGACGAGGCTGCCCGCCTCGCGGGTCGGAACGGACAAGGCCGGGGCCTCCTCGAACAGGCGGCCGTAATGGTAGGCCACGGTGTGGAGATGGTGGGCGAGGTCGCCGCGGAAGCCCTTGGGGTCCTCGTAGCCCAGGAAGGCGGCGAACCGGTCGAGGGCGGCCGGGTCCTGCGGCAGTTCCTGGGTCTGCTTGTCCTCGATCATCTGCAGCCGGTGCTCGACCTTGCGCAGGAAGCGGTAGGACAGCTTCAGGTCGCTGGCGACCTCCTCGCGGACCCGGCCGGCCTCGACCAGGGCCTTCAGCGCGTCCTCGGTGCCGCGGACCCGCAGACGGGCGTCGCGACCGCCCCAGATGAGCTGCTGGGTCTGGGCGAAGAACTCGATCTCGCGGATGCCGCCGCGGCCGAGCTTCACGTTCTGGCCTTCGGCCTTCACCACCGCCGCCTTGCGGTGCACGGCGATCTGTCGCTTGATCGAGTGCACGTCCTGGATCGCCGCGAAATCCAGATGACGGCGCCAGATGAACGGGGTCATGGCCGAAGCGAACGCCGCCGCCGACGGCCCGTCCGAGGCCACCGCCCGCGCCTTGATCATGGCGGCGCGT
It includes:
- the bcp gene encoding thioredoxin-dependent thiol peroxidase, coding for MSLDVGDKAPDFTMPTDGGGEVSLAKLKGKPVVLYFYPRDDTPGCTTEACGFRDALPDFSGAGGVEIIGVSRDTVAKHDKFKAKYDLPFTLGADETGAVTEAYGVWVEKNMYGKKSMGIERATFLIDGDGVIRGVWRKVKVKGHVDEVLAAAKQL
- a CDS encoding alpha/beta fold hydrolase, encoding MTTYVLVHGAWHGGWCWVRVAEQLRAAGHTVFTPTLTGLADRSHLMSPTISLMTHIKDVVGLLEWEELSDVVLVGHSYGGVVITGAADRAVGRVKSLIYLDALVPAHGQSAMDVRRPEQVEAAYAAAKAKGNGWRIPPTTAATFMVNEADQAWVDSKCTDLPLACFTEPLYLSGAIDAIKTRVYIRAAGYPAPQFDATLEKFRDDDYDTYAVDCGHDVMVDAPEELTEILVKYA
- a CDS encoding dihydrodipicolinate synthase family protein, whose translation is MADPQPQGPFRGIYPMLYALFATDGALDRGANDAQVEACIAGGVHGLAVGGLASECNKLTVEERRDHARWTLEAAAGRVPVSITISDNTVGGQIDSVKRAADAGAAWAVLQPPPVKSASEEELIRFFGAVADASPIPIGIQNAPEYIGIGLSNAGLIALNRRHPTVSILKAEGTGLYIGRLAEESGGGFTLFNGRDGIEMLDSLRHGCAGLIPGVEACDVESRIYDLHMAGRAAEADRAFRQILPLLHFLMHTIDHLLCYGKRLAARRIGLSEVHDRGPALAPHTVGMAILDHWSRDLGRLGQ
- a CDS encoding DUF427 domain-containing protein → MPDTGTNPAPGFAKKPEHRVHLTPAAKRVVVNLGGETVADSLAAILCEETGHDPVYYVPMVDTRADAFTPTARSSYCPYKGKASYWSIAAGGTKAENAAWSYDLPYDECAALAKHVAFYGDKVEVREV
- a CDS encoding TauD/TfdA family dioxygenase, yielding MQAEPIQGRCVWTGADLEAAGDWLRTWPQDAFPAIDAALARAKASGKPLTEVTAADFPLPGLTEFFADVLDELEDGRGAVRITGFPVERYEADELRLIFWGIGQHLGTPLNQTAFGEILGEVRDESHEDGRVTQQLAEHRCGSDKVLASRARARSTGPLRFHTDRCDVITLFCVANGIDGGVSKLASIPHIHNTILARRPDLHALLMQDYWRSRPADEDGETTDKVFALPVFGVRDGKITSQYSRTYVEQAQETPSVPRLTAAQNEALDMLAEVAEESCLHSAFAPGDIQLLNNHVVYHGRTAYADDRTSGQVRCLLRLWLSVANSRALPEGYEVLWGSTRPGALRGGVGQAAG
- a CDS encoding bifunctional [glutamine synthetase] adenylyltransferase/[glutamine synthetase]-adenylyl-L-tyrosine phosphorylase, with amino-acid sequence MSYSLVPRIVPIALDSDAAAVGLERCRERLADLTDSTEADRAAGMLDDASCRSLIEGIAAHSPYLTREIVRELAFTGAIFADGVDAAMQRIWTDLEAVDPRGDTAQTMKSLRIAKRRAALTIALADIAGLWNLIEVTGAISEIAERTLAVSWRHALSEAIRRKKLPLDPEGDLIDGSGLVCLAMGKLGARELNYSSDIDLIVLFDDTLPVYADHWELRHAFVQATQTMVKLMEERTADGYVFRTDLRLRPDPSSTPPAISLTAAETYYESMGQNWERAAMIKARAVASDGPSAAAFASAMTPFIWRRHLDFAAIQDVHSIKRQIAVHRKAAVVKAEGQNVKLGRGGIREIEFFAQTQQLIWGGRDARLRVRGTEDALKALVEAGRVREEVASDLKLSYRFLRKVEHRLQMIEDKQTQELPQDPAALDRFAAFLGYEDPKGFRGDLAHHLHTVAYHYGRLFEEAPALSVPTREAGSLVFTGSEDDPDTLKTLKQLGFTDPSAVAETVRNWHRGRTRATRSERARQILTEITPALLEAVGRMPQPDQAFRRLDRFLDALPSGVQIFSLFHANPNLIQVVAEILGMAPSLAGQLGREPALFEGILTHDVMQPLPDAETLTQELERHLDATDDYELALDVTRRWTGDRRFQIGVQIIRSHLDADRAGTTYSDVADATINALLPWVERDFARRHGRLPDVEQPALAVIALGKYGGRELSYGSDLDLVFLYDAPLDLESDGDKPLYTSAYMIRLGQRLISALSAKTAEGALYEVDMRLRPTGNKGPVAISMEAFQKYHDEDAWTWERMALTRARVVAAPAGFKARIEESIRGILTQERDAKTLAGEVADMRERTAKEHKADSPWTVKHWRGGLLDLEFIAQFLQLRHGHEHPDVLDGNTANAFLKLGAAGILPEDEAAFLSNSVHIWRNIQGLLRLTVGNEFDPETAPEALKGRLAKTSRAIDFNTLERVIEKMSAVVMRTYDRYVVGAR